The following are encoded together in the Pectobacterium punjabense genome:
- a CDS encoding amino acid ABC transporter permease, producing MPPWLQLMADSFWSLLSAGLKFTVPLAILSFIFGLALGILIALVRLYGPKPLKWLGDFYVWVIRGTPLLVQLFLIFYGLPSAGITLDAFPAALIGFTISVGAYSSEIVRGAILSVPKGQWNAAYSLGMNGRQAIRWVIFPQSVFVSLPPLSNTFISLIKDTSLAAVITVPEMFLSAQRIVSVTYEPLILYVEAALIYLMFSTVLSQLQVKLEKYYQRHITH from the coding sequence ATGCCGCCTTGGCTACAACTCATGGCAGACTCCTTTTGGAGCCTGCTCTCTGCGGGACTGAAATTTACCGTCCCTCTGGCTATCCTGTCTTTTATCTTTGGCCTAGCTCTCGGCATTCTCATCGCGCTGGTTCGCCTCTATGGCCCCAAGCCGCTGAAATGGCTGGGTGATTTCTACGTTTGGGTTATCCGTGGCACACCGTTGCTGGTGCAGCTTTTCCTGATTTTTTATGGGCTGCCCAGTGCGGGGATTACGCTGGATGCCTTCCCTGCTGCACTCATTGGTTTCACCATCAGCGTGGGAGCCTATAGCTCGGAGATCGTCCGCGGGGCCATTTTGTCTGTCCCGAAAGGCCAATGGAATGCCGCCTATTCTCTCGGCATGAATGGCAGACAGGCGATTCGCTGGGTCATCTTCCCGCAGTCCGTTTTCGTGTCGCTGCCTCCTCTCTCCAATACGTTTATTTCCTTAATCAAGGATACGTCGCTGGCCGCTGTCATTACCGTGCCGGAGATGTTCTTATCCGCTCAGCGCATCGTTTCCGTGACCTACGAACCTCTGATTCTGTATGTCGAGGCTGCGCTAATTTATCTGATGTTCAGCACCGTGCTGAGCCAGCTACAGGTTAAGCTCGAAAAGTATTATCAGCGTCACATCACGCACTAA
- a CDS encoding amino acid ABC transporter substrate-binding protein, whose product MKKIRFALLTSALLATSVFAHADDLSAIKSAGVLKIGTEGTYAPYTYHDKSGQLVGFDVDIGRAVAEKLGVKAQFIEGRWDGLIAGIDAKRYDAVINQVGVTKERQAKYDFSKPYIDSKAVLVVRGDNTTLKDFSDLKGKKAAQSLTSNYSKQATSYGADIVPTDGFNQSLDLVLSGRADATLNDNLSFLDFKKHKPDANVKIAATSKDGEPSAILVRKNQATLVEALNKALDEIKADGTYKTISVRYFGEDVSQ is encoded by the coding sequence ATGAAAAAAATACGTTTTGCTTTACTGACCAGCGCCCTGCTTGCTACCAGCGTATTCGCTCATGCCGATGACCTTAGCGCCATCAAGTCCGCAGGCGTTCTCAAGATCGGCACAGAAGGCACCTATGCGCCTTACACCTATCATGATAAGTCAGGCCAGTTGGTTGGTTTCGATGTGGATATTGGCCGTGCAGTGGCAGAAAAGCTCGGCGTGAAAGCCCAGTTTATTGAAGGGCGTTGGGACGGGTTAATCGCCGGTATCGATGCCAAGCGCTACGATGCCGTCATCAATCAGGTTGGCGTAACCAAAGAGCGTCAGGCCAAGTATGATTTCTCCAAGCCGTATATCGATTCCAAGGCGGTGCTGGTTGTCCGTGGCGATAACACCACCCTCAAAGATTTCAGCGATCTGAAAGGCAAAAAAGCGGCTCAGAGCCTGACCAGTAATTACTCTAAGCAAGCCACCAGCTACGGTGCAGACATTGTGCCGACGGACGGTTTTAACCAGTCTCTGGATCTGGTACTCAGCGGCCGTGCTGACGCCACGTTAAACGACAACCTGTCATTTCTGGATTTCAAAAAGCATAAGCCGGATGCCAACGTGAAGATTGCCGCGACCTCAAAAGACGGCGAACCTTCCGCGATTCTGGTGCGCAAAAACCAGGCAACACTGGTGGAAGCATTGAATAAAGCTCTGGATGAAATCAAAGCGGACGGCACCTATAAAACGATATCTGTGCGATACTTCGGGGAGGATGTTTCTCAATAA
- a CDS encoding endonuclease/exonuclease/phosphatase family protein has product MKIRIASYNVENLFHRSAILNLPDSRQIDALLQQVRQLQHLLEQPQYDDALKDQVFRLSIALRPYIDIRTDAGTLGRWKKEGAGTGFQINKSCRGRGDWIGEIVFKAQEFSSQQRKNTGKIITLLNADILCAVEVENMDVLRDFNNQVLRDDKFSQFVMIDSPNDPRGIDVACLTRYRIAQLRTHIFDAGKRFDPVFSRDCLEVTLDAGLKQPIYILCNHFKSQSGQTEEERQRGAEKRRDQAERVAEIVQQTYDLKKDYVVILGDLNEDSSNLWHSLAPLFSLSDLHPVIDPERPEKERYTYYFAGGKKGARLNQLDYIFLSAPLHQAVVEWGVERRGIYNIDKIAAKEGAEPVTPLPEVTSWDTAASDHAALWVDVDIT; this is encoded by the coding sequence ATGAAGATCCGTATCGCCAGCTATAACGTCGAGAACCTGTTCCACCGTAGCGCGATTCTCAACCTCCCCGATTCCCGGCAGATTGACGCTTTATTGCAGCAGGTCAGGCAGCTTCAGCATCTTCTTGAACAGCCCCAATACGACGATGCGCTGAAAGATCAGGTGTTCCGCCTTTCTATCGCACTGCGCCCTTATATTGATATTCGCACCGACGCGGGCACGCTGGGGCGATGGAAAAAGGAGGGCGCCGGCACAGGATTCCAGATTAATAAAAGCTGCCGGGGACGCGGGGATTGGATCGGCGAAATCGTGTTTAAGGCGCAGGAGTTCAGCAGTCAGCAGCGTAAGAATACGGGCAAGATTATCACCCTGCTTAACGCCGACATCCTGTGCGCCGTTGAAGTTGAAAACATGGATGTCCTGCGTGATTTCAACAATCAGGTGCTGAGGGACGATAAATTCAGCCAGTTCGTGATGATCGACAGCCCGAACGATCCGCGCGGTATTGATGTCGCTTGCCTGACGCGCTATCGGATTGCCCAGCTCCGCACGCATATTTTTGATGCCGGGAAGCGTTTCGATCCCGTCTTTAGTCGAGATTGTCTCGAAGTGACGCTGGATGCTGGCCTCAAACAGCCGATTTATATTCTGTGTAACCATTTCAAAAGCCAGAGCGGTCAAACTGAAGAAGAACGACAGCGTGGGGCGGAGAAGCGCCGCGATCAGGCCGAACGCGTCGCGGAGATTGTGCAACAGACTTACGATCTCAAGAAGGATTACGTGGTCATTCTCGGCGATTTGAACGAGGATTCGTCAAACCTCTGGCACAGCTTGGCTCCGCTGTTTTCCCTGTCAGATTTGCATCCCGTTATTGACCCTGAACGCCCGGAAAAAGAGCGCTACACCTACTATTTCGCTGGTGGCAAGAAGGGCGCGCGGTTAAATCAGCTGGACTACATTTTCCTTTCTGCACCGCTGCATCAGGCGGTTGTGGAGTGGGGCGTCGAGCGTCGGGGGATTTATAATATCGATAAGATTGCCGCCAAAGAGGGCGCGGAACCCGTTACGCCGCTACCGGAAGTCACCTCATGGGACACGGCGGCGTCCGACCATGCCGCGCTCTGGGTAGACGTGGATATTACCTGA
- a CDS encoding ASCH domain-containing protein produces the protein MSKQGLEQYPDALRWSFGDSPALADELLQLVLEGHKTATCSSYHAFKNEETPQVGDYNIVLDGAGQPSCVIRTRSLTLVRYCDITAEMAAKEGEGDKSLAFWREGHQRYFEREGTFAPDMLLVFEEFELVEVF, from the coding sequence ATGAGTAAGCAAGGATTAGAGCAATACCCAGACGCGCTACGCTGGTCATTTGGCGACAGCCCCGCGCTGGCGGATGAGCTGCTGCAACTGGTACTCGAAGGGCATAAAACCGCAACCTGTAGCTCGTATCACGCGTTTAAAAACGAGGAAACGCCACAGGTCGGCGATTACAACATCGTTCTGGACGGTGCCGGACAGCCTTCCTGCGTGATTCGAACGCGTTCGTTAACGCTCGTGCGCTACTGCGATATTACCGCTGAGATGGCAGCGAAAGAAGGCGAAGGGGATAAAAGCCTGGCTTTCTGGCGCGAAGGCCATCAGAGGTATTTTGAAAGAGAAGGCACCTTCGCCCCGGATATGCTGCTGGTGTTCGAAGAGTTTGAGCTGGTCGAGGTGTTTTGA
- a CDS encoding type II toxin-antitoxin system death-on-curing family toxin, producing the protein MFEFLTMDQVIEIQQDTLASSGPPDRNRLGGALSRVENLHFYESCNDIFKLAALYLIAIAKAHAFNDANKRTAFQAAAIFLLMNIDPEIADDPEARSYDLNQSYELVKLTVFAAMDEANLEQTSFALRLLSSYRNDLMDDYDSDYLLPLQSPLSEE; encoded by the coding sequence ATGTTTGAATTTCTCACTATGGACCAGGTAATTGAAATTCAACAAGATACATTGGCTAGTAGCGGTCCTCCTGACAGAAACAGGTTGGGTGGAGCACTTTCAAGAGTCGAGAACTTACATTTCTACGAGTCATGCAACGATATTTTTAAACTTGCGGCTCTTTACCTAATAGCCATTGCTAAAGCTCATGCTTTTAATGATGCAAACAAAAGGACCGCATTTCAGGCCGCAGCTATTTTTTTGCTGATGAACATAGATCCTGAAATTGCTGACGATCCTGAAGCCAGATCGTACGATCTGAATCAGTCTTATGAACTGGTAAAACTCACGGTATTTGCCGCGATGGATGAAGCAAACCTTGAACAGACCAGTTTCGCATTACGATTATTATCGTCCTACAGAAATGATCTCATGGATGATTATGATTCTGACTACCTGCTTCCCTTACAGTCTCCACTATCTGAAGAATAG
- a CDS encoding type II toxin-antitoxin system Phd/YefM family antitoxin: MKSITYTYMREHLTEVLDELRNGVDFIVTQRGKPDLELQGNQIAGFPEESAGAYSSTPRGSSRVKTGEEVPVFPTPRTLFVSTSGSTRRGSSTEHYEKRQTVSQPKKLSFVEAKTRTQKRHAGVIKILGDK, translated from the coding sequence ATGAAATCGATAACCTATACCTACATGCGTGAACATCTGACCGAGGTTCTTGATGAACTTCGTAATGGTGTAGATTTTATTGTTACTCAGCGAGGTAAACCCGATCTCGAGTTGCAGGGGAACCAGATCGCAGGCTTCCCAGAGGAAAGCGCTGGTGCGTATTCTTCTACTCCCAGAGGGAGTAGCCGAGTTAAGACTGGCGAAGAGGTGCCGGTATTCCCAACGCCCAGGACTCTCTTTGTATCTACAAGTGGAAGTACCCGCCGAGGTAGCAGTACTGAGCATTATGAAAAAAGACAAACAGTATCGCAGCCCAAAAAATTAAGTTTTGTCGAGGCAAAAACGAGAACACAAAAACGACATGCGGGTGTCATAAAAATACTCGGAGACAAATAA
- the fis gene encoding DNA-binding transcriptional regulator Fis, which yields MFEQRVNSDVLTVSTVNSQAQVTQKPLRDSVKQALKNYFAQLNGQDVSDLYELVLAEVEQPLLDMVMQYTRGNQTRAALMMGINRGTLRKKLKKYGMN from the coding sequence ATGTTCGAACAACGCGTGAATTCTGACGTACTGACCGTTTCCACTGTAAACTCTCAGGCTCAGGTAACCCAAAAACCCCTGCGCGACTCGGTTAAACAGGCACTGAAGAACTATTTTGCTCAATTGAACGGTCAGGATGTAAGTGACCTGTATGAGCTGGTATTGGCTGAAGTTGAACAGCCACTGTTGGACATGGTGATGCAATACACCCGCGGTAACCAAACCCGCGCTGCCCTGATGATGGGCATCAACCGCGGTACTCTGCGTAAGAAATTGAAAAAATACGGCATGAACTGA
- the dusB gene encoding tRNA dihydrouridine synthase DusB, whose translation MHIGQFQLTNRLIAAPMAGISDRPFRALCHAMGAGMTVSEMLSSNPEVWRSDKSRLRMVHSDEPGIRAVQIAGCDPDEMAAAARINADSGAQIIDINMGCPAKKVNRKMAGSALLQYPDLVKQILSSVVKAVDVPVTLKIRTGWAPEHRNCVEIAKLAEDCGIQALTIHGRTRACLFNGSAEYDSIRAVKQAVSIPIIANGDITDPHKARAVLDYTGADALMIGRAAQGRPWIFREIQHYLDTGELLAPLPLAEVKRLLIEHIRELHDFYGPGKGFRIARKHVSWYLQEHAPNDQFRRTFNAIEDASEQLEALKAYFENLA comes from the coding sequence ATGCACATTGGACAATTTCAGCTTACCAATCGTTTGATAGCAGCCCCAATGGCTGGTATTAGCGATCGCCCATTTAGAGCACTCTGTCATGCGATGGGCGCTGGAATGACCGTGTCTGAAATGCTTTCTTCCAACCCGGAAGTGTGGCGTTCAGACAAGTCGCGTTTGCGAATGGTTCATAGCGATGAACCGGGTATCAGGGCCGTGCAGATTGCCGGTTGTGACCCCGATGAGATGGCGGCGGCAGCGAGAATCAACGCTGATTCCGGCGCGCAGATCATTGACATCAATATGGGCTGCCCGGCGAAGAAGGTGAACCGCAAGATGGCAGGATCTGCATTGTTGCAGTATCCGGATTTGGTCAAACAGATCCTCTCTTCGGTGGTGAAAGCGGTAGACGTACCGGTGACACTGAAGATCCGTACCGGTTGGGCACCAGAGCACCGCAACTGTGTAGAAATTGCCAAACTGGCTGAAGACTGTGGCATTCAGGCGTTAACTATTCACGGACGCACCCGTGCGTGCCTGTTCAATGGTTCCGCGGAATACGACAGCATTCGGGCAGTTAAGCAGGCCGTTTCCATTCCTATTATTGCGAATGGCGACATTACAGACCCGCATAAAGCCAGAGCGGTTCTTGACTACACCGGGGCTGACGCCCTGATGATAGGACGAGCCGCTCAGGGAAGACCCTGGATCTTTCGGGAAATCCAGCATTATCTGGACACAGGGGAGTTGCTGGCACCACTGCCGTTGGCAGAGGTCAAGCGCTTGTTGATCGAGCATATACGGGAATTGCACGACTTTTATGGTCCAGGCAAGGGATTTCGTATTGCTCGTAAGCACGTATCCTGGTATCTCCAGGAGCATGCCCCAAACGACCAGTTTAGGCGCACATTCAACGCCATTGAGGATGCCAGCGAGCAGCTGGAGGCGTTGAAGGCATATTTTGAAAATCTTGCGTAA
- a CDS encoding carbonic anhydrase produces the protein MKGKLFIALMLSVCFSASAADSVHWGYEGDGDPAHWGKLSPDFSLCETGKNQSPINIRQALNAQHDPLQLAFQSGTQQIINNGHTIQVNVGPGNTLLLDNETFTLQQFHFHAPSENEIDGKQFPLEGHFVYKNADGALTVIALMFQEGAANLPLATAWQQIPSHVDQAEDVQTPIAIQALLPTSLNYYRFSGSLTTPPCSEGIRWLVLENPVTASAEQINQFSSVMHHANNRPIQPLNGRIIIH, from the coding sequence ATGAAAGGTAAACTCTTTATCGCATTGATGCTGTCGGTCTGCTTTTCCGCATCGGCGGCCGATTCGGTTCACTGGGGCTACGAAGGCGACGGCGATCCGGCGCACTGGGGAAAACTCTCCCCAGACTTCTCGCTGTGTGAGACGGGGAAAAATCAATCTCCTATCAATATCCGGCAAGCGCTCAACGCCCAACACGATCCCCTACAGTTGGCTTTCCAGTCTGGAACCCAGCAGATTATCAACAACGGGCACACCATTCAGGTGAACGTCGGTCCGGGGAATACGCTGCTGCTGGATAACGAGACATTCACCTTGCAGCAATTCCACTTTCACGCACCGAGTGAAAATGAAATTGATGGTAAGCAATTTCCACTGGAAGGCCATTTTGTCTATAAAAACGCAGATGGCGCACTCACCGTTATTGCGCTGATGTTTCAGGAAGGAGCAGCCAATCTACCGCTAGCCACGGCATGGCAGCAGATTCCTTCTCACGTCGATCAGGCAGAGGACGTGCAAACGCCGATTGCAATTCAGGCCCTGTTACCGACCTCATTAAACTACTATCGGTTCAGTGGGTCACTCACTACGCCACCGTGCTCAGAAGGCATCCGCTGGCTGGTGCTGGAGAATCCCGTCACCGCCTCTGCTGAACAAATAAATCAGTTCAGCTCAGTCATGCATCACGCCAATAACCGCCCCATACAGCCGCTTAATGGCCGAATCATCATCCATTAA
- the prmA gene encoding 50S ribosomal protein L11 methyltransferase, translated as MPWIQLKINTSGKVAEQLGDTMMESGAVSVTFQDTHDTPVFEPLPGETRLWGDTDAIALYDAETDMNDVIAMLEQEPLLGVGFKHKIEQLEDKDWEREWMDNFHPMQFGKRLWICPSWREIPDPNAVNVMLDPGLAFGTGTHPTTALCLQWLDGLDLEGKTIIDFGCGSGILAIAALKLGAARAIGIDIDPQAIQASRDNAQRNGVSERLELYLPKDQPADLSADIVVANILAGPLRELAPLISDLPKAGGHLGLSGVLATQAEGVTEAYADKFTLDPVAEREEWCRITGQRRA; from the coding sequence ATGCCGTGGATTCAATTAAAAATAAACACCTCAGGAAAAGTTGCTGAACAACTGGGTGACACCATGATGGAAAGCGGTGCGGTATCCGTTACGTTTCAGGATACGCACGATACTCCCGTGTTTGAACCGCTGCCGGGCGAGACCCGTCTGTGGGGCGATACCGACGCGATTGCGCTGTACGATGCCGAAACCGACATGAATGACGTTATCGCCATGCTAGAGCAAGAACCGCTGCTGGGCGTCGGTTTTAAACACAAAATCGAACAACTGGAAGACAAAGACTGGGAACGCGAGTGGATGGACAACTTCCACCCGATGCAGTTCGGCAAACGTTTGTGGATTTGCCCAAGCTGGCGTGAAATTCCTGACCCGAACGCCGTCAACGTGATGCTCGATCCCGGCTTGGCGTTCGGCACCGGTACCCATCCAACGACCGCGCTGTGCCTGCAATGGCTCGACGGGCTGGATCTGGAAGGGAAAACCATCATCGATTTCGGCTGCGGCTCCGGCATTCTGGCGATTGCCGCCCTAAAACTGGGTGCAGCACGCGCCATCGGGATTGATATCGATCCGCAGGCGATTCAGGCCAGCCGCGACAACGCGCAGCGTAACGGCGTCTCCGAGCGTCTTGAACTGTATCTGCCGAAAGACCAACCTGCCGACCTGTCTGCCGATATCGTCGTCGCCAACATCCTTGCAGGCCCGCTGCGCGAACTGGCACCGCTGATTAGCGATTTACCTAAAGCGGGTGGTCACCTCGGCCTGTCCGGCGTACTGGCGACACAAGCTGAAGGCGTCACAGAAGCCTACGCAGACAAGTTCACGCTCGATCCGGTGGCTGAACGCGAAGAGTGGTGCCGCATTACCGGCCAACGCCGCGCATAG